In one Sphingobium sp. MI1205 genomic region, the following are encoded:
- the leuS gene encoding leucine--tRNA ligase produces the protein MQRRFNPLEADARWQAVWDEKQTFKASDSSDKPRSYVLEMFPYPSGRIHIGHVRNYSMGDVLARFRRMTGHEVLHPMGWDAFGMPAENAAMEKKVHPGDWTRSNIATMRAQLKKLGFALDWSRELATCEPDYYGQEQALFLDMMEAGLVYRKESAVNWDPVDMTVLANEQVIDGKGWRSGAPVEKRKLSQWFLKITQFADDLLAGLKTLDQWPEKVRLMQENWIGKSVGLQFRFELDEAVDGISELEVFSTRPDTIFGASFAAIAADHPLALALEAKDAGLAAFAEECRHSGTAAAEIETQEKKGYDTGLSVIHPFTGRKLPLFVANFVLMDYGTGAVMAVPGHDQRDLDFARKYMLPVERVVAAEGDEAKGIGEEAYVGPGRLVNSDFLNGMSVEDAKAEVIRRAESEGWGTGTTVFRLRDWGVSRQRYWGTPIPVIHCEDCGAVGVPKDQLPVVLPEDVSFDIPGNPLDRHPTWKHVDCPKCGKAARRETDTLDTFADSSWYFIRFASQPKDKPFDRETVEKWLPVGQYIGGVEHAILHLLYARFWTRALQHMGQIGFAEPFTGLFTQGMVTHETYKSPEGAWLAPQDVERRGDGLVMIDSGAPVTVGRVEKMSKSKKNVVDPDDIIAQYGADAVRWFMLSDSPPERDLPWTESGIEGSWRFINRLWRLFGEADKAAEGQDKALDRKLHQTIDGIARDIEALSFNKAVAKIYELTNAVEKARPSASRSAAIRALALLVAPMTPHLAEEAWADMGEEGLIAEAAWPQVDPALLVEDEVTIACQVMGKLRDTITVPKGTSKEELEKLALAAPNVMRTLDGATPKKVIVVPDRLVNLVL, from the coding sequence ATGCAAAGGCGCTTCAACCCGCTGGAGGCCGACGCCCGCTGGCAGGCCGTCTGGGACGAGAAGCAGACGTTCAAGGCGTCCGACAGCAGCGACAAGCCGCGGTCCTACGTGCTGGAGATGTTCCCCTATCCGTCCGGGCGCATCCATATCGGCCATGTGCGCAACTATTCGATGGGCGATGTGCTGGCGCGATTCCGGCGCATGACCGGGCATGAGGTGCTGCATCCCATGGGATGGGATGCTTTCGGCATGCCTGCTGAAAACGCCGCGATGGAAAAGAAGGTGCATCCGGGCGACTGGACCCGATCCAACATCGCGACGATGCGCGCGCAATTGAAGAAGCTGGGCTTCGCGCTGGACTGGAGCCGCGAACTGGCGACCTGCGAGCCGGATTATTATGGGCAGGAACAGGCGCTGTTCCTGGACATGATGGAAGCGGGCCTGGTCTATCGCAAGGAGTCGGCGGTCAACTGGGACCCGGTCGACATGACCGTGCTGGCGAACGAGCAGGTGATCGATGGCAAGGGCTGGCGGTCCGGCGCGCCGGTCGAGAAGCGGAAGCTGAGCCAATGGTTCCTGAAGATCACGCAATTTGCCGACGATCTGCTGGCGGGCCTGAAGACGCTGGACCAGTGGCCGGAAAAAGTGCGGTTGATGCAGGAAAACTGGATCGGCAAGTCGGTCGGGCTGCAATTCCGGTTCGAACTGGACGAGGCCGTGGACGGCATCAGCGAGCTTGAGGTTTTCTCGACCCGTCCCGACACGATCTTCGGCGCGAGCTTTGCCGCTATCGCGGCGGATCATCCGCTGGCGCTGGCGCTGGAAGCGAAGGATGCGGGACTTGCCGCCTTTGCCGAGGAATGCCGCCACAGCGGCACTGCTGCCGCCGAGATCGAGACGCAGGAGAAGAAGGGCTACGACACCGGCCTGTCGGTGATTCATCCGTTCACGGGGCGTAAGCTGCCGCTGTTCGTGGCGAACTTCGTGCTGATGGACTATGGCACCGGCGCGGTCATGGCGGTTCCGGGGCATGACCAGCGCGACCTGGACTTTGCGCGCAAATATATGCTGCCCGTGGAGCGCGTGGTCGCCGCCGAGGGCGATGAGGCCAAGGGCATCGGCGAGGAAGCCTATGTGGGGCCGGGCCGCCTTGTGAACTCCGACTTCCTCAACGGCATGAGCGTCGAGGACGCCAAGGCCGAGGTTATTCGCCGCGCCGAGAGCGAGGGATGGGGCACCGGCACCACCGTGTTTCGCCTGCGCGACTGGGGCGTGTCGCGCCAGCGCTACTGGGGCACGCCGATTCCGGTCATCCATTGCGAGGATTGCGGGGCCGTGGGCGTGCCCAAGGACCAGCTGCCGGTCGTGCTGCCGGAGGATGTCAGCTTCGACATTCCGGGCAATCCGCTCGATCGCCATCCGACCTGGAAGCATGTCGATTGCCCGAAATGCGGCAAGGCGGCGCGGCGCGAGACCGACACGCTGGATACGTTTGCGGACTCCAGCTGGTATTTCATCCGCTTTGCCAGCCAACCCAAAGACAAGCCGTTCGATCGCGAGACGGTCGAGAAATGGCTGCCCGTCGGCCAGTATATCGGCGGCGTGGAACATGCGATCCTGCACCTGCTCTACGCGCGTTTCTGGACGCGCGCGTTGCAGCATATGGGGCAGATCGGCTTTGCCGAGCCGTTCACAGGCCTGTTTACGCAGGGCATGGTGACGCATGAGACGTACAAGTCGCCCGAGGGCGCCTGGCTCGCTCCGCAGGATGTGGAACGGCGCGGCGACGGGCTGGTCATGATCGACAGCGGCGCACCGGTGACGGTCGGCCGCGTCGAGAAAATGTCCAAGTCCAAGAAGAATGTCGTCGATCCCGATGACATCATCGCCCAATATGGCGCGGACGCGGTGCGCTGGTTCATGCTGTCGGACAGCCCGCCGGAGCGCGATCTGCCGTGGACCGAAAGCGGGATCGAGGGCAGCTGGCGCTTCATCAATCGGCTGTGGAGGCTGTTTGGCGAGGCCGACAAGGCGGCCGAGGGGCAAGACAAGGCTTTGGACCGCAAGCTGCACCAGACCATCGACGGCATCGCCAGGGATATCGAGGCGCTGTCCTTCAACAAGGCGGTGGCGAAGATTTATGAACTGACCAATGCGGTGGAGAAGGCCAGGCCTTCAGCCAGCCGCAGCGCCGCCATCCGTGCGCTGGCGCTGCTGGTCGCGCCGATGACCCCGCATCTGGCCGAAGAGGCATGGGCGGACATGGGCGAGGAGGGACTGATCGCCGAGGCGGCCTGGCCGCAGGTCGATCCGGCTTTGTTGGTCGAGGATGAGGTGACGATCGCCTGTCAGGTGATGGGCAAGCTGCGCGACACGATTACCGTGCCCAAGGGGACGTCGAAAGAGGAACTGGAAAAGCTGGCCCTTGCCGCGCCCAATGTGATGCGGACGCTGGATGGCGCGACGCCGAAAAAGGTTATCGTGGTGCCGGATCGTCTGGTGAATCTTGTCCTCTAA